The Oncorhynchus tshawytscha isolate Ot180627B linkage group LG12, Otsh_v2.0, whole genome shotgun sequence genome includes a window with the following:
- the LOC112262718 gene encoding E3 ubiquitin-protein ligase CHFR isoform X4: MYQSIKPERTFSQDTIGGATRCSVMQQKAQTCPVTAAVCVSVEPFLVGPPREQQALDEPQPSTSSHLLHTVSSSTACSSAASLLHSSALAAEGKAGQHNTNLFCSTDTRQTEAQNRVTMLYKEGDMEPERKRRKTDSADKDYDFGLPHTSSIAVVGPSPAKVFLIGDLFGKAAVAVEEAKTDKMEESLTCIICQDLLHDCVSLQPCMHTFCAACYSGWMERSSLCPTCRCPVERIRKNHIINNLVEAYLIQHPEKCRSEEDLKSMDSRNKITRDMLQPKIERSFSDEEGSSDYLFELSDNDSDTSDIGQPVVMCRQCPGYRKEVSQVLWATGLAPLGPAPPALLGPAPPALQGPALLGPDPPALLGPALLGPAPPALPGPALLGPAPPALLVPAPPALLGPVLPAPLGPAPPAPLGPAPPAPLGPAPPTPEDRPGKPPGAGESTLSTCSDVPTTAPQDYTCPPLGSHVICTCCLQPMPDRRAELIGQQLSAQQCVACLRPFCHMYWGCQRIGCQGCLARFSELNLTDKCLDGVLNSNNYESEILQSYLSARGMSWRDMLQEGLQGLQQGTFYLSDYRINSNAILCFCCGLRAFGELAYKYRQNIPASALPAVVTSRPDCYWGRNCRTQVKAHHATKFNHICEQTRFKS; the protein is encoded by the exons ATGTATCAGTCCATAAAACCAGAGAGGACATTCTCACAAGACACAATTG GTGGTGCCACCAGATGCTCAGTAATGCAGCAGAAAGCCCAGACCTGCCCTGTTACAGCagcagtatgtgtgtctgtggagCCATTCCTTGTTGGACCTCCACGGGAGCAGCAGGCCTTGGATGAACCTcagccctccacctcctcccacctcctccacaCAGTCTCCTCCTCTACAGCCTGTTCCTCTGCagcctccctccttcactcctctGCCTTAG CTGCTGAAGGCAAGGCTGGGCAGCACAACACTAACCTCTTCTGCTCAACAGACACACGACAGACTGAAGCCCAGAACCGAGTCACAATGTTGTATAAGGAGGGGGACATGGAACcagagagaaaaaggaggaaaACTGACAGTGCTG ACAAGGACTATGATTTTGGACTGCCACATACTTCCAGTATTGCGGTGGTCGGCCCCAGCCCAGCTAAGGTTTTTCTTATCGGGGATCTGTTTGGAAAAGCTGCTGTGGCTGTGGAAGAAGCCAAGACTGACAAGATGGAGGAGTCCCTAACCTGTATCATCTGTCAGGACCTACTTCATGACTGTGTCAG CCTGCAGCCCTGTATGCACACCTTCTGTGCTGCGTGCTACTCTGGCTGGATGGAGCGCTCgtctctctgccccacctgtCGCTGCCCCGTAGAGAGGATCCGCAagaaccacatcatcaacaacctgGTGGAGGCCTACCTTATCCAACACCCGG AGAAGTGTCGCAGTGAGGAGGACCTGAAGAGCATGGACAGCCGGAACAAGATAACTCGGGACATGCTGCAGCCAAAGATTGAGCGTTCCTTCTCTGATGAAGAGGGCAGCTCTGATTATCTCTTTGAGCTCTCCGACAACGACAGTGACACCTCCGATATCGG CCAGCCGGTTGTGATGTGCAGACAGTGTCCAGGCTACAGGAAGGAGGTCAGCCAGGTACTGTGGGCCACAGGGCTAGCCCCTCTAGGACCAGCCCCACCAGCTCTTCTAGGACCAGCCCCACCAGCTCTTCAAGGACCAGCTCTTCTAGGACCAGACCCACCAGCTCTTCTAGGACCAGCTCTTCTAGGACCAGCCCCACCAGCTCTTCCAGGACCAGCTCTTCTAGGACCAGCCCCACCAGCTCTTCTAGTACCAGCCCCACCAGCTCTTCTAGGACCAGTCCTACCAGCCCCTCTAGGACCAGCCCCACCAGCCCCTCTAGGACCAGCCCCACCAGCCCCTCTAGGACCAGCCCCACCAACTCCTGAGGACAGGCCAGGGAAACCCCCTGGGGCTGGGGAATCAACATTATCAACATGCTCTGATGTCCCCACTACAG CTCCTCAGGATTACACCTGTCCTCCTCTGGGCAGCCATGTCATCTGCACCTGCTGCCTGCAGCCCATGCCAGACCGCCGCGCCGAGCTCATTGGCCAGCAACTCTCCGCTCAGCAAT GTGTGGCGTGCCTGCGGCCCTTCTGTCACATGTACTGGGGCTGCCAGAGGATTGGCTGTCAGGGCTGCCTCGCACGTTTCAGTG AACTCAACCTTACAGACAAATGCCTGGACGGTGTTCTGAACAGCAATAACTATGAATCAGAGATCCTCCAG AGTTACTTGTCAGCCAGAGGGATGTCGTGGAGGGACATGCTACAGGAGGGTCTTCAGGGCCTGCAACAGGGAACCTTCTATCTGTCTG ATTATCGCATCAACAGTAACGCCATACTCTGTTTCTGCTGTGGCCTGCGAGCCTTCGGGGAGCTGGCCTACAAATACAGACAGAACATCCCTGCCTCGGCGCTTCCTG CTGTTGTGACGTCTCGGCCAGACTGTTATTGGGGACGCAACTGCCGTACTCAAGTCAAGGCACACCATGCCAC GAAATTCAACCACATATGTGAGCAGACCCGTTTCAAGAGCTGA